The Cytobacillus oceanisediminis genomic interval AGCGATCGTTGAAATCAATGAAGAGTTGGCTCTTAAATGGCTTCAGACAGGCGCTAAGCCATCTGATACAGTACGCAACCTTTTCTCTAAGCAAGGCATTATGGAGAAATTCCATAACGCTAAAAACGGTAAGTAATTCACTATAAGATGAAAGAGCTTATCGAAACGATTGTTAAGCCCCTTGTTGATTTTCCGGAAGATGTTCAAGTGAATGTCCAAGAAGAGGATCAGCGCGTAACCTATCAGCTTTCCGTCAACAAGAATGACATGGGGAAAGTAATTGGGAAGCAAGGGCGCGTTGCGAAAGCAATACGGACCGTTGTCTATGCAGCAGGTTCATCAGAACAAAAGAAGATCTTTTTAGAGATCATCGAATAATTATCCTGCAATTGAGCAGGTATTACCAAAAAAGGAGGGGCTTCCCCTCCTTTTTTTACAATCTAAAAATATAAACATCGCCAACTAAGAATTTGACAGCAGTCAGTAAAGCCGTTTTTTAATCGGATCAATTTGGGAGGCGCTGTACATGAACATTATTCAATCGGTTACAGTTAAGCAGGTACTGACAGAGAACAGCAAGAAAGAACTGCTGGAAGGCTATATGGCCAAAAAAAAGCAGCTGCAGAAAGAAAGTGATCAGCTGAGGTTTGAACTGAAAAAACAGGAAAAAACCAAAAAACTGCATCCGGCCAGTCTAAAAAAGCATTTTGAAAAGGAAATTCAAATGAGGCAGGAAAAAGTCCAGCTGCTCGATTTTCAAATAGAACAATTACATATGCTACCATTAGGAAGCGAATTAAAAGAAAAAGAAGTCCAGGCGATTATTGAGGTTCAAAAGGGTACCCGCTGGGAAGACATAGAAAAAGGGAAAACCATCATCATAAGAGATGGAATTGTTGATGAAATACGCTAGAGGTGATAGTACATGCAGAAATGGTTCAACGTAGGAAAAATCGTGAACACTCATGGCATTAAAGGGGAAGCGAGAGTCATTTCCAAAACAGACTTTGCAGAAGAAAGGTATAAGCCGGGAAATAAACTTTATTTGTTCATGCCTGACGCAAAAGGTGATCCAATTGAGCTGACAGTGAAAACTCACCGTAGCCATAAATCATTCGATCTGCTTACCTTTGAAGGATACGAAAATATTAATGCAATTGAAAAAATGAAGGGCGGCATCCTGAAAATTTCAGAAGATCAGTTAGGCGATCTTGAAGAAGATGAATTTTACTACCATGAAATCATAGGGTGTACTGTTGAAACACTTGATGGAGCGGAAGTAGGTAAAATCAAGGAAATTCTTTCTCCTGGAGCAAATGATGTATGGGTAATCAAAGCAAAAGGCGGGAAGGAAATCCTGATCCCGTATATTGAAGATGTTGTTAAGGAAGTTAATGTGGAAGACAAACTTGTGAAAATTAATGCGATAGAAGGATTGCTTTCATGATGAATATTGATGTGCTCACGTTGTTTCCTGAAATGTTTGAAGGAGTTTTTGGGCATTCCATTTTAAAAAAAGCGGCTGAAAATGAAGCAGTGAAATATAATGTGGTCAACTTTAGGGAATATGCCGATAATAAGCACAAAACCGTAGATGATTATCCATATGGCGGAGGGGCGGGAATGGTTTTAAAACCGCAGCCCATATTTGATGCTGTAGATGATCTTCGCAGTAAAAGCGGGGCATCTCCGAGGGTTATTCTTCTGTGTCCTCAAGGAGAACGCTTTACACAGAAGAAAGCTGAAGAGCTTGCAGAAATGGATCACCTGATTTTTGTTTGCGGCCATTACGAGGGGTATGATGAAAGAATTCGGGAACATGTTGTAACCGATGAAATTTCAATTGGAGATTTTGTGTTGACTGGAGGAGAGCTCGGAGCCATGGTCGTAATCGATAGTGTTGTCCGATTGCTTCCTGGTGTGTTAGGCAACGAAGAATCACACATGAAAGACTCTTTCAGCACAGGTTTTCTTGAACACCCTCATTATACCCGTCCGGCGGATTTCAGGGGAATTAAAGTGCCGGATGTCCTTATGTCAGGTAATCATCGCCTTGTCGAAGAGTGGCGAGCCAAAGAATCCTTGAGAAGGACGTATGTAAGGCGTCCTGATCTTCTTGAGGATGCAGAATTAACAAAAGAACAGCAAAAATGGCTAGAAGAAATAAAAAAAGAAGATAAATAACATTGAAGTTGCCGTCCAAGTATGGTATGATACTTTTTGTGACTTAGGCTGAACTTGTTCAGTTTACGTCTGATAAAGATGTTCCGCTGCAAACATATAGGTTGTGCAAGAGCGTCTGCTGAGAGGAGTTGAAAACGATGCAAAAATTAATTGAAGAA includes:
- the rpsP gene encoding 30S ribosomal protein S16, whose translation is MAVKIRLKRMGAHKNPFYRIVVADSRSPRDGRFIETVGTYNPVAQPAIVEINEELALKWLQTGAKPSDTVRNLFSKQGIMEKFHNAKNGK
- a CDS encoding KH domain-containing protein, encoding MKELIETIVKPLVDFPEDVQVNVQEEDQRVTYQLSVNKNDMGKVIGKQGRVAKAIRTVVYAAGSSEQKKIFLEIIE
- a CDS encoding YlqD family protein; protein product: MNIIQSVTVKQVLTENSKKELLEGYMAKKKQLQKESDQLRFELKKQEKTKKLHPASLKKHFEKEIQMRQEKVQLLDFQIEQLHMLPLGSELKEKEVQAIIEVQKGTRWEDIEKGKTIIIRDGIVDEIR
- the rimM gene encoding ribosome maturation factor RimM (Essential for efficient processing of 16S rRNA), with protein sequence MQKWFNVGKIVNTHGIKGEARVISKTDFAEERYKPGNKLYLFMPDAKGDPIELTVKTHRSHKSFDLLTFEGYENINAIEKMKGGILKISEDQLGDLEEDEFYYHEIIGCTVETLDGAEVGKIKEILSPGANDVWVIKAKGGKEILIPYIEDVVKEVNVEDKLVKINAIEGLLS
- the trmD gene encoding tRNA (guanosine(37)-N1)-methyltransferase TrmD; the protein is MNIDVLTLFPEMFEGVFGHSILKKAAENEAVKYNVVNFREYADNKHKTVDDYPYGGGAGMVLKPQPIFDAVDDLRSKSGASPRVILLCPQGERFTQKKAEELAEMDHLIFVCGHYEGYDERIREHVVTDEISIGDFVLTGGELGAMVVIDSVVRLLPGVLGNEESHMKDSFSTGFLEHPHYTRPADFRGIKVPDVLMSGNHRLVEEWRAKESLRRTYVRRPDLLEDAELTKEQQKWLEEIKKEDK